One stretch of Methanococcus voltae PS DNA includes these proteins:
- a CDS encoding 4Fe-4S dicluster domain-containing protein, with protein MSNPYPVINILECKACERCIIACPKDVLYMSEEFNERGYHFVKYNGEGCTGCANCYYTCPEPLAIEVHIPLKCKK; from the coding sequence ATGAGTAATCCATACCCTGTTATAAATATATTAGAATGTAAAGCATGCGAAAGATGTATCATTGCTTGCCCAAAAGACGTATTATACATGAGTGAAGAGTTCAACGAAAGAGGCTACCATTTTGTAAAATACAATGGCGAAGGTTGCACAGGTTGTGCTAACTGTTACTATACCTGTCCAGAGCCTTTAGCAATTGAAGTGCACATACCACTTAAATGTAAAAAATAA